Proteins from a single region of Desulfobacterales bacterium:
- a CDS encoding thiolase family protein, with product MKDAYIVTSIRTPGCKRSKGAFKDTRPEDLLSFILGAAVEKTANLEKKDVQDIMVGCAFPEAEQGLNIGRIASQMAGFPIEVSGATVNRFCSSGLEAIALASLRVMAGWSDVVIGGGIESMTYVSMPGNMPRPHPVYSRTSADLYVSMGITAENVANRYGISRKEQDEFAFHSQRKAAEAKAGGLYTELVPTPATRFVPQAGGTSKRETFIQDFDDGIRKGTTQEALAGLMPVFAAGGTVTAGNSSQTTDGAAATVIVSESKVKELGLKPIAKLKSYTTVGCKSDEMGVGPRYAIPKLMELAGMDLKDVGLFEINEAFASQALYCIRELGIDMNKVNIHGGAIALGHPLGCTGAKLCATLLAGMQQKGVKYGVESMCIGGGMGAAALFELCE from the coding sequence ATGAAAGATGCATACATTGTAACATCCATCAGGACCCCCGGCTGCAAACGCAGCAAAGGGGCCTTTAAAGACACCCGCCCGGAAGACCTGCTGTCCTTTATCCTCGGCGCGGCAGTTGAAAAAACCGCTAACCTTGAAAAAAAGGATGTTCAGGACATCATGGTGGGGTGCGCTTTTCCGGAAGCCGAACAGGGCCTCAACATCGGAAGGATTGCCTCGCAGATGGCGGGCTTTCCCATTGAAGTGTCCGGCGCCACCGTCAACCGGTTCTGCTCATCGGGTCTGGAGGCCATTGCATTGGCTTCGCTGCGGGTGATGGCCGGCTGGTCGGATGTTGTCATCGGCGGCGGGATCGAATCCATGACCTATGTTTCCATGCCGGGAAACATGCCCCGGCCCCATCCCGTATATTCCCGCACAAGCGCGGATCTGTATGTATCCATGGGCATCACGGCCGAAAACGTTGCCAATCGCTATGGCATCTCGCGAAAGGAACAGGATGAATTCGCCTTTCACTCCCAGCGCAAAGCAGCCGAAGCCAAGGCCGGCGGCCTGTATACCGAACTCGTGCCGACCCCGGCGACCCGCTTTGTGCCCCAGGCCGGCGGAACCTCTAAACGCGAAACCTTTATCCAGGACTTTGACGACGGCATCCGCAAAGGAACCACCCAGGAAGCGCTGGCCGGCCTGATGCCGGTTTTTGCCGCCGGCGGAACCGTCACTGCCGGAAACTCCTCCCAGACAACCGACGGTGCGGCCGCCACTGTCATTGTGAGCGAGTCAAAGGTCAAAGAACTCGGATTAAAGCCCATCGCCAAATTGAAGTCATACACCACGGTGGGCTGCAAATCGGATGAAATGGGTGTCGGTCCCCGCTATGCCATTCCCAAGCTCATGGAATTGGCCGGAATGGATTTAAAGGATGTGGGTCTCTTTGAAATCAACGAAGCCTTTGCCTCCCAGGCCCTTTACTGCATCCGGGAACTCGGTATCGACATGAACAAAGTCAACATCCACGGCGGGGCCATCGCCCTGGGGCACCCTCTGGGCTGCACCGGCGCCAAGCTTTGTGCCACCCTGCTGGCCGGAATGCAGCAGAAAGGCGTCAAGTACGGCGTGGAATCCATGTGCATCGGCGGCGGCATGGGCGCTGCGGCCCTGTTTGAACTCTGCGAATAG